In Helianthus annuus cultivar XRQ/B chromosome 3, HanXRQr2.0-SUNRISE, whole genome shotgun sequence, a single window of DNA contains:
- the LOC110928214 gene encoding uncharacterized protein LOC110928214 has product MDEHTISFIGTSATDFATECGIIMRNFCPMNYHTWESVPEDAKTLMYEKLEGKFKLLRTNTIFMEYVNARLHAQWKRTRGKWSEHWKKNGGKPNLQLARSKRKSDCPIQEWNHLCDYWELEKTKKYSDKMEANRAKQVNISRGGSRSIANHTFQMINPETQMPPSPLELYHKLHFNATKQGWLNENSRIEYENIIAHKQAALDELNSKGITITTTMEHQLDKEAIKSVCGRKKTIQSAWEVGVGPVLRKKDSWMKSVAESFQRDSSENESLRNKVIALEAKQKRDKEKYERMFEFIGTKFPDFESTIPIDASDEAVSDNTI; this is encoded by the exons ATGGATGAGCATACAATATCCTTTATTGGGACCTCAGCAACAGACTTTGCGACCGAGTGTGGAATCATTATGCGCAATTTTTGTCCGATGAACTATCACACATGGGAATCAGTACCGGAAGATGCGAAAACCTTGATGTATGAGAAACTAGAA GGAAAATTCAAGTTATTGCGAACAAATACCATTTTTATGGAGTATGTGAATGCTCGACTACATGCCCAGTGGAAACGCACCCGAGGTAAATGGAGTGAACATTGGAAGAAGAACGGAGGGAAACCCAATCTGCAGCTAGCAAGATCTAAAAGGAAATCTGATTGCCCGATTCAAGAATGGAATCATTTGTGCGACTATTGGGAGTTAGAAAAAACTAAG aaATATAGTGATAAGATGGAAGCTAATAGAGCAAAACAAGTTAATATAAGCAGAGGGGGCTCTCGGTCGATAGCCAATCATACATTTCAAATG ATAAATCCCGAGACTCAGATGCCGCCTAGCCCGTTAGAACTTTATCACAAGCTGCATTTCAATGCCACGAAACAAGGATGGCTAAATGAAAATTCACGTATTGAATAT GAAAACATCATTGCACATAAGCAGGCAGCCTTGGATGAATTAAATTCTAAAGGAATAACAATTACCACTACTATGGAGCATCAACTTGATAAAGAAGCCATAAAAAGTGTTTGTGGTAGGAAGAAAACAATACAATCAGCATGGGAGGTTGGTGTTGGGCCCGTGTTGAGGAAAAAAGATAGTTGGATGAAATCGGTAGCTGAATCATTTCAACGAGACTCAAGTGAGAACGAAAGTCTGAGAAATAAGGTTATTGCACTCGAGGCGAAACAGAAACGAGATAAGGAGAAATATGAAAGAATGTTTGAGTTCATTGGCACAAAGTTTCCGGACTTTGAAAGCACAATACCCATAGATGCAAGTGATGAAGCTGTTAGTGATAATACAATTTAG